A genomic segment from Branchiostoma floridae strain S238N-H82 chromosome 7, Bfl_VNyyK, whole genome shotgun sequence encodes:
- the LOC118419879 gene encoding thyrostimulin alpha-2 subunit-like, with product MMRFMPLLAVLFVAFCSDGAHALPTVNKRVQNEVEKSNVADPMSEWNLALHGPMEARQTTGDCRLAGYRKRIAMPWCHTATVLINACRGHCESETALSSDATVQASGGLHVYTTRGSCCTIATTHQVTFSMYCWSGVRTYTIESAASCACGVCDYNQ from the exons ATGATGCGCTTCATGCCACTGTTAGCCGTACTGTTTGTAGCGTTTTGTAGCGACGGGGCTCATGCGTTACCAACTGTGAACAAACGGGTCCAGAACGAAGTAGAGAAGTCCAACGTTGCCGACCCGATGTCTGAGTGGAACCTGGCGCTTCACGGGCCGATGGAGGCACGGCAGACCACCGGGGATTGTCGCCTGGCGG GCTACAGAAAAAGGATTGCGATGCCATGGTGTCACACGGCTACCGTTCTCATCAACGCCTGCCGCGGACACTGCGAGTCAGAGACCGCGCTGTCTTCAGACGCCACCGTGCAGGCCTCGGGTGGACTGCATGTCTACACCACTAGGGGGAGCTGCTGCACCATAGCAACGACGCATCAG GTGACGTTCAGCATGTACTGCTGGAGCGGTGTCCGGACATACACCATCGAGTCTGCTGCCAGCTGCGCATGCGGAGTATGTGACTACAACCAGTGA
- the LOC118419874 gene encoding uncharacterized protein LOC118419874 — MESTKEGSVQVAHRYGSIRQERHTHSAPVGINRSGPRDLQAQKAPTRRALKAVEDDATEILERRNREITRLNREVDEFKKASKQNEQKMQRMKNLLEMHDRKFEDVLERLGYLNPYDYDEIDDKVQEHLYNIWESLYDDITAWLGGPKRFDWKPIP, encoded by the exons ATGGAATCAACGAAGGAGGGCTCGGTTCAAGTTGCACACCGATATG GTTCCATACGACAAGAACGCCACACACACAGTGCCCCTGTTGGTATAAACCGAAG TGGTCCACGGGACCTCCAAGCACAGAAGGCACCAACGAGACGAGCGTTGAAGGCAGTTGAAGACGACGCAACCGAGATATTAGAGAGACGTAATAGAGAAATAACGAGACTAAATAGAGAAGTAGATGAATTCAAGAAGGCGTCTAAACAAAACGAACAAAAGATGCAAAGAATGAAGAACCTCCTTGAAATGCATGATAGAAAGTTTGAAGACGTGTTAGAGAGACTTGGGTATTTGAACCCGTATGATTATGACGAGATTGACGATAAGGTCCAGGAACACCTGTACAATATCTGGGAAAGCCTTTATGATGATATCACGGCTTGGCTCGGTGGACCTAAGCGATTTGATTGGAAGCCGATTCCCTGA
- the LOC118419731 gene encoding TLC domain-containing protein 4-A-like: MALETYYPLIAVCSFLTWLLTFRLSREIFGRFSVTYRAMTREKQVSVDDNFKVILHSIPVTVLSWYTYLCTELPPEGVWYDSPWVRLEASIYLGYACTDLLLMALHTQLSTKLYIAHHCMSLYCSYIGMNYPCMAFYGNTTIMMELSNSSVFLRYLLVDFGYKNTKYYTWNGVVMLVTFFVARVVVTAIATFNLIKVMATQDDFYELPLQVSVCYVLGCLLFNSLNYYWFALMCQGFVKHFSGKKE; encoded by the exons ATGGCACTAGAAACGTACTATCCTCTGATTGCTGTCTGCTCATTTCTAACATGGTTGTTAACCTTTCGTCTGAGTCGCGAAATTTTCGGACGATTTTCTGTCACCTACCGAGCCATGACCAGGGAAAAACAGGTGTCTGTTGACGACAA TTTTAAGGTGATCCTGCATTCCATACCGGTCACTGTCCTGTCCTGGTACACCTACCTTTGCACAGAGCTACCGCCAGAGGGCGTTTG GTATGACTCCCCTTGGGTGAGATTGGAAGCGTCCATATACCTGGGATATGCATGCACAG ATCTTCTACTGATGGCCCTTCACACTCAGCTGTCTACCAAGCTCTACATCGCCCACCACTGTATGTCTCTGTACTGTTCATATATCGGAATG AATTATCCCTGTATGGCTTTCTACGGCAACACAACCATCATGATGGAACTGTCCAATTCAAGTGTCTTTCTAAG ATATCTCCTTGTGGATTTTGGCTACAAGAACACAAAGTACTACACCTGGAACGGTGTTGTCATGTTGGTGACGTTCTTCGTCGCCCGTGTTGTGGTGACCGCCATCGCGACCTTCAACCTGATCAAGGTCATGGCCACTCAAGACGACTTCTACGAGCTGCCGCTTCAAGTGTCCGTCTGTTACGTCCTAGGCTGTCTGCTGTTTAACAGTCTGAATTACTACTGGTTCGCACTGATGTGCCAAGGCTTTGTGAAACACTTTTCAGGGAAGAAAGAATAA